A window of the Gossypium hirsutum isolate 1008001.06 chromosome A03, Gossypium_hirsutum_v2.1, whole genome shotgun sequence genome harbors these coding sequences:
- the LOC107886960 gene encoding probable protein phosphatase 2C 63 produces the protein MAMMLRSLARPLERCLGLRAGGDGLMWHTDLKPHASGDYSIAVVQANKNLEDQSQVFTSPLGTYVGVYDGHGGPEASRFVNKHLFPFLHKFATEQGGLSADVIKKAFNATEEEFLHLVKQSLPVRPQIASVGSCCLVGAISNDVLYVANLGDSRAVLGKRVSEDKKNKVVAERLSTDHNVGVEEVRKEVEALHPDDSHVVVYTRGVWRIKGIIQVSRSIGDVYLKKPDFYRDPIFQRFGNPVPLKRPVITAEPSILIRKLKPQDLFLIFASDGLWEQLSDENAVDIVFRNPRAGIAKRLVSAALREVAKKREMRYSDIKKIEKGIRRHFHDDITVIVIYLDQHRGSSHNIVKHNAMGCTMAPIDIYSYNADEGYEGDLLQTVS, from the exons ATGGCTATGATGTTACGGTCGCTCGCTAGGCCGCTTGAACGTTGCCTTGGGTTAAGGGCCGGTGGGGATGGTCTCATGTGGCACACTGATCTTAAACCTCATGCTTCCGGCGATTACTCTATCGCCGTCGTTCAAGCCAATAAAAACCTTGAAGATCAAAGCCAAGTCTTTACATCTCCTTTGGGTACCTATGTTGGTGTTTATGATGGTCATGGCGGACCCGAAGCTTCCAGATTTGTAAACAAGCATCTTTTCCCATTTCTCCACA AATTTGCTACAGAGCAAGGGGGATTATCTGCAGACGTGATAAAGAAGGCGTTCAATGCTACTGAAGAAGAGTTTTTACATTTGGTGAAGCAATCATTGCCCGTAAGGCCTCAAATTGCTTCAGTTGGATCATGTTGCCTTGTTGGTGCGATATCCAACGATGTGTTGTATGTGGCGAATCTCGGCGACTCGAGAGCAGTTCTTGGCAAAAGAGTTTCGGAGGATAAGAAAAACAAGGTTGTGGCGGAGAGGCTATCAACAGATCACAATGTTGGAGTTGAGGAAGTAAGGAAAGAGGTTGAGGCTCTTCATCCTGATGATTCGCATGTCGTGGTTTACACTCGCGGAGTTTGGAGGATTAAGGGCATAATCCAG gTGTCAAGATCTATAGGTGATGTTTACTTGAAGAAACCGGATTTTTATAGAGATCCAATCTTTCAACGATTCGGAAACCCTGTTCCCCTTAAAAGACCAGTTATCACGGCAGAACCCTCCATCCTTATTAGAAAGCTTAAGCCGCAAGACTTATTTCTGATCTTTGCATCAGATGGCCTATGGGAACAGTTGAGCGATGAAAATGCCGTAGACATTGTTTTCAGAAACCCCCGAGCC GGTATTGCTAAGAGACTGGTAAGTGCTGCACTTCGAGAAGTTGCAAAGAAAAGAGAGATGAGATACAGCGATATTAAGAAAATCGAGAAGGGAATAAGACGGCATTTCCATGACGATATAACCGTAATCGTCATCTACCTAGATCAACACCGAGGCTCTTCACATAACATAGTTAAACATAATGCCATGGGGTGCACGATGGCACCAATCGACATCTATTCATACAATGCAGATGAAGGATATGAAGGAGATTTACTTCAAACAGTTTCTTGA